A part of Doryrhamphus excisus isolate RoL2022-K1 chromosome 8, RoL_Dexc_1.0, whole genome shotgun sequence genomic DNA contains:
- the cldn8.1 gene encoding claudin-8, with protein sequence MANSALELLGLLVTLIGLIGVAASTGMPMWRVTAFIGENIIVFETRYEGLWMNCFKQADIRMQCKVYDSLLALPPDLQAARGLMCCALALGGLGVLVSLLGLQCTSCIRNDDRAKRIVLIIAGSMIFLSCICVLIPVSWTGHVIIRDFYNPLLLDAQRRELGEALYIGWVAGAFLFAGGCMFTCCNIQSEDRDPRKYVYSRDSDYLAYPPTPIQPLQPQQLVLLPQAQAQPVLSRHPSTNYSYQSRYPSVRSGVAYL encoded by the coding sequence ATGGCCAACTCAGCACTGGAGCTGCTGGGTCTTCTCGTGACCCTAATCGGGCTGATAGGTGTGGCGGCGAGCACCGGCATGCCCATGTGGCGAGTCACGGCCTTCATCGGCGAGAATATAATCGTTTTCGAGACCCGCTACGAGGGTTTGTGGATGAACTGCTTCAAGCAGGCCGACATCAGGATGCAGTGCAAGGTGTACGACTCTCTCCTGGCCTTGCCACCCGACCTCCAAGCAGCACGGGGCCTCATGTGCTGCGCTCTGGCCCTAGGCGGTCTGGGCGTGCTGGTGAGCTTGTTGGGGCTGCAGTGCACGTCATGCATTCGGAACGACGATCGAGCCAAGCGCATAGTGCTCATCATCGCCGGATCCATGATCTTCCTGTCATGCATCTGCGTCCTGATCCCTGTGTCCTGGACCGGTCACGTCATCATCCGGGATTTCTACAACCCCTTACTGCTCGATGCCCAGCGTAGAGAACTGGGGGAGGCTCTCTACATCGGATGGGTGGCCGGCGCCTTCCTCTTCGCCGGAGGATGCATGTTTACTTGTTGTAATATACAGTCGGAAGACCGAGATCCGAGGAAGTACGTATACTCCAGGGACTCAGACTACTTGGCGTACCCTCCGACCCCCATCCAGCCCCTGCAGCCTCAACAGCTGGTGCTGCTCCCACAAGCTCAAGCCCAGCCGGTCCTGTCTAGACATCCATCTACCAACTACAGCTACCAGTCCAGGTACCCATCTGTGCGCAGTGGAGTGGCCTATCTTTGA
- the LOC131134333 gene encoding claudin-8-like, translated as MVEGIAEIAAMCIGLVGLIGAAATTGMPMWKVTAFIGENIIVMETRWEGLWMNCYRQGNIRMQCKVYDSLLFLPPELQAARGLMCCSVALSGLGLMVAMLGLRCTTCFRGNERAKNVILSVAGGMQLLACVCVFIPVSWTGHVIIRDFYNPLLIDAQRRELGEALYIGWVTGAVLFSSALLFICSRQASDKRSKGLYHPENSLGYEATLRKPVPMMYQPISNVSSIRSNAYQPSLQPSYAARQIVNPQLPTSDATLVTTPVVFNPGQPEGASLLYPGSMVQHSSLRSSIPVESLYTPINSLYTSHNSTPFNPSVSYQSSFQPAPQTPVVIQYKASRIEPGSHSGSGVGMYI; from the coding sequence ATGGTTGAAGGAATCGCTGAGATAGCCGCAATGTGCATCGGCCTGGTGGGGCTGATCGGCGCGGCCGCCACCACCGGTATGCCCATGTGGAAGGTAACGGCGTTCATCGGGGAGAACATCATCGTCATGGAGACCCGCTGGGAGGGCTTGTGGATGAACTGCTACCGCCAGGGCAACATAAGGATGCAGTGTAAGGTGTACGActccctcctcttcctgcctCCGGAGCTCCAGGCGGCCAGGGGTCTCATGTGCTGCTCGGTGGCCTTGTCCGGACTGGGTCTCATGGTCGCCATGTTGGGACTGCGGTGCACCACGTGTTTTCGGGGTAACGAAAGAGCAAAAAATGTGATTCTGTCGGTGGCGGGTGGCATGCAGCTGCTGGCATGCGTCTGCGTCTTCATCCCTGTGTCGTGGACGGGTCATGTGATCATCCGGGATTTCTACAACCCTTTGTTGATTGATGCCCAGAGAAGAGAACTGGGGGAGGCTCTTTACATTGGCTGGGTGACGGGAGCTGTTCTTTTCAGCTCTGCCTTGTTGTTCATCTGCAGCCGTCAGGCATCagacaaaaggtcaaaaggtcTTTACCACCCGGAAAACTCGCTAGGCTATGAGGCCACGCTGAGGAAGCCTGTTCCGATGATGTATCAGCCcatttcaaatgtttccagcaTCAGATCCAACGCCTACCAACCCTCCCTGCAGCCCAGCTATGCTGCACGTCAGATCGTCAATCCTCAATTGCCGACGAGCGACGCCACACTTGTCACAACACCGGTCGTCTTCAACCCTGGTCAGCCTGAAGGAGCATCGCTCTTGTATCCAGGCAGCATGGTCCAACATTCATCCCTGAGAAGTTCCATCCCGGTCGAAAGCCTGTACACGCCGATCAACTCCTTGTACACCAGTCACAACAGCACGCCGTTCAATCCCTCCGTGTCCTACCAGTCCAGTTTCCAGCCCGCACCTCAAACTCCGGTTGTCATTCAATACAAAGCTTCCAGAATTGAACCAGGGTCTCACAGTGGGAGCGGCGTAGGAATGTACATTTGA
- the LOC131134334 gene encoding claudin-8-like has product MASYTAYSGYTKPPLSYAGSYYNYDEKAPQSYTEYQDSVYEEKKKIEKRKKKYAICCEVVALIIGFIGLIGVAAVTGLPMWRVTAFIEENIIVMETRWEGLWMNCYRQANIRMQCKVYDSLLFLPPDLQAARGLMCSSVALTVFALVVSAVGMKCTKVVDHRARTKHIVLVAGGALFLLACITTLIPVSWTGHVIIREFYNPLLIDAQRRELGEALYIGWVTSALLFSAGVILLCRHAPRTQEPDQRIIYNPGSYAYQPGSTYQPYTYQPYQPPYTSQPAYSAPPTGSVAYTPVQY; this is encoded by the coding sequence ATGGCCTCTTACACCGCTTACAGCGGATACACTAAGCCGCCGCTGTCGTACGCCGGCTCCTACTACAACTACGACGAGAAGGCGCCACAGTCCTACACGGAGTACCAGGACTCGGTGTACGAggagaaaaagaaaattgaaaagCGGAAGAAGAAGTACGCTATCTGCTGCGAGGTGGTGGCGCTCATCATCGGCTTCATCGGACTCATCGGCGTGGCGGCTGTGACAGGTCTTCCCATGTGGAGAGTGACGGCCTTCATCGAGGAGAACATCATCGTCATGGAGACACGTTGGGAAGGCCTGTGGATGAACTGCTACCGCCAGGCTAACATCAGGATGCAGTGTAAGGTCTACGACTCCCTTCTGTTTCTGCCGCCCGACCTCCAAGCGGCCCGCGGCCTCATGTGTAGCTCGGTGGCTTTGACCGTCTTCGCCCTCGTCGTCTCGGCCGTGGGGATGAAGTGCACCAAAGTGGTGGACCACCGCGCTCGTACCAAGCACATCGTTCTGGTGGCTGGGGGCGCCCTCTTCCTCTTGGCCTGCATCACCACGCTGATTCCCGTGTCCTGGACGGGCCACGTCATCATCAGGGAGTTTTACAACCCTTTGCTAATCGACGCCCAGCGACGAGAGCTCGGCGAAGCCCTCTACATCGGCTGGGTGACCTCGGCCTTGCTTTTCTCAGCCGGGGTGATCCTGCTGTGCCGCCACGCCCCACGCACCCAGGAGCCCGACCAGAGGATCATATACAACCCCGGCTCATACGCCTACCAGCCCGGCTCCACGTACCAACCGTACACTTACCAACCCTACCAGCCCCCGTACACCTCCCAGCCTGCCTACTCCGCACCCCCAACAGGGTCTGTAGCCTACACCCCGGTTCAGTACTAG